A stretch of the Acidobacteriota bacterium genome encodes the following:
- a CDS encoding PD40 domain-containing protein has translation MKNTPQTKFLRPSIISALFCFSALALGLAAAQSRQEIKLTQGTNIAVALSPDGKTLVFDLQGTLWRMPATGGKATAITDEFNDARQPAWSPDGKRLAFQSYRDGNFHLWTVAPDGKQLTQLTSGTFDDREPHWSPDGKRLAFASDRGGNYDIWTLEPASGKLEQLTRDTANDYNPAWSPDGKQIAFVSERNAGRGLWLWQVENRQESLLSKSNATLAAPSWSADGQQVLFQSGERTSGKAELWAKAVGSEEQPRVLSAAAEDVFPFRAAWLSASEFLYTADGQIKRANLNSAQRTTQAFEATVKLNRPAYARKKRDFDSTAPRRVLGIYAPAVSPDGQRVAFTALGDLWLAEMGKPPERLTNDVFVQTHPRWSPDGTKLIYIADNQGAMDVWQRDLKTGAERLLADPPLDANLPVLSPDGKRIAFFAGLALGATLQVFDIESGKTKAVLNRSIQATTLSWTPDGKALAVPILHPHSTRYREGFYQVDVIPVDGPVDGSAGYSLAPNPERTLSYGTLAPDGRTLAYVEDGRLSVVALNEQGRLAGMPRRVNADLADWLSWTGDSKSVVYQSLDRIKKVSLDTGRVEEFNTLIEWQPAQPTGTLVIHAGRMFDGKSSDYQRNVDVIIEGNRIKEIVAHNDARHTGNVIDASDKTVMPGLFEMHGHQSLTLGEKLGRTWLAFGITSVREPGTDPYDGAERREAWAAGQRPGPRNFFSGRLLDGNRVYYSIAEGVATEAHLDLVLQRARVLEYDLIKTYVRMPDLWQKKIAATAHQMGVPTSSHELWPAASYGMDAVEHQSATSRRGYSPKLSLIGRGYDDVVQILAQTKMNYTPTLILSGLSYQLAEQPELLTNKQFVALNGEAGVQALQARAAAGRSPVMHDLVATQGQVSLAVLKAGGRVTAGTDSPIIPYGFSLQLELQMFVRAGFTPAEAIRSATLWSAEAVGVGNDLGSVERGKLADLVIVAGDPLKNIADTLNVAVTIKNGRAYTLQALLTQPR, from the coding sequence ATGAAAAACACACCCCAAACAAAGTTCCTACGTCCTTCAATCATCAGCGCTTTGTTCTGTTTCAGCGCGCTTGCGCTCGGACTGGCCGCCGCACAATCACGCCAGGAAATCAAACTGACGCAAGGCACCAACATCGCCGTGGCGCTGTCGCCCGACGGCAAAACGCTGGTTTTTGATTTGCAAGGCACGCTGTGGCGAATGCCCGCGACGGGTGGCAAAGCGACGGCCATCACCGATGAATTCAACGATGCACGTCAACCCGCCTGGTCGCCCGATGGCAAACGCCTCGCCTTTCAATCTTACCGCGACGGCAACTTTCATCTCTGGACAGTCGCGCCTGACGGCAAGCAATTGACGCAACTCACTAGCGGCACATTTGACGACCGCGAACCGCACTGGTCGCCCGATGGCAAGCGCCTCGCCTTCGCCTCAGATCGCGGCGGCAATTACGACATCTGGACGCTTGAACCGGCGAGCGGGAAGCTCGAACAACTCACGCGCGACACGGCGAATGATTACAACCCCGCTTGGTCGCCCGATGGCAAACAGATTGCCTTTGTCTCTGAACGCAATGCCGGACGCGGCCTTTGGTTGTGGCAGGTTGAGAATCGCCAAGAGTCTTTGTTGAGCAAATCGAATGCGACCCTTGCCGCGCCCTCGTGGTCGGCGGATGGCCAGCAGGTGCTCTTTCAATCCGGCGAACGCACGAGCGGCAAGGCCGAGTTGTGGGCCAAGGCGGTTGGTTCCGAAGAGCAACCGCGCGTGCTCAGCGCCGCCGCTGAAGATGTCTTTCCGTTCCGCGCGGCGTGGCTGTCGGCCAGCGAATTCCTTTACACCGCTGACGGGCAAATCAAACGCGCGAACTTGAATAGCGCGCAACGCACCACGCAGGCCTTTGAAGCGACAGTCAAATTGAATCGCCCGGCGTATGCGCGCAAAAAACGCGATTTCGATTCGACCGCGCCGCGTCGCGTTCTCGGCATTTACGCGCCTGCCGTTTCGCCCGATGGTCAGCGCGTCGCCTTCACCGCGCTCGGCGATTTGTGGCTGGCCGAGATGGGCAAGCCACCCGAACGCCTCACTAACGATGTTTTCGTGCAAACCCATCCGCGTTGGTCGCCCGACGGCACAAAGCTGATTTACATCGCCGACAACCAAGGCGCGATGGATGTGTGGCAGCGCGACCTGAAAACCGGCGCAGAGCGTTTGCTGGCCGACCCGCCACTGGACGCCAACCTGCCGGTGCTGTCGCCCGACGGCAAACGCATCGCGTTCTTTGCGGGGTTGGCGTTGGGCGCGACGTTACAGGTGTTCGACATTGAATCCGGCAAAACCAAAGCCGTGCTCAATCGCTCGATTCAAGCCACCACACTTTCGTGGACGCCCGACGGCAAAGCGCTCGCCGTGCCGATCCTGCATCCGCATTCGACGCGCTACCGCGAAGGCTTTTATCAAGTAGACGTCATCCCGGTAGATGGGCCTGTTGACGGCAGCGCAGGTTACAGCCTCGCGCCCAATCCCGAACGCACGCTGAGTTACGGCACGCTCGCGCCCGATGGCCGCACGCTGGCGTATGTCGAAGACGGCAGGCTGTCGGTCGTCGCGTTGAATGAACAAGGCCGCCTCGCAGGCATGCCGCGCCGCGTCAACGCAGACCTAGCCGATTGGCTGAGTTGGACGGGCGATAGCAAGTCGGTCGTTTATCAATCGCTCGACCGCATCAAAAAAGTCAGTCTCGACACCGGTCGTGTCGAAGAGTTCAACACGCTAATCGAATGGCAACCCGCGCAGCCCACCGGCACACTGGTCATCCACGCCGGACGAATGTTCGACGGCAAGTCATCCGACTATCAACGCAACGTGGATGTCATCATCGAGGGCAATCGCATCAAAGAAATCGTCGCACATAACGACGCGCGGCACACTGGCAACGTCATTGACGCCAGCGACAAGACGGTCATGCCCGGCTTGTTTGAGATGCACGGACATCAAAGCCTCACGCTCGGCGAAAAGCTCGGGCGCACCTGGCTCGCCTTTGGCATCACGTCGGTGCGCGAACCCGGCACTGATCCGTATGACGGCGCCGAGCGCCGCGAAGCCTGGGCTGCCGGACAACGACCGGGGCCGCGCAATTTTTTCAGCGGACGCCTGCTCGATGGCAACCGCGTTTATTACAGCATTGCCGAGGGCGTTGCCACAGAGGCGCATTTGGATTTGGTGTTGCAGCGCGCGCGCGTGCTTGAGTACGACCTGATTAAGACCTATGTGCGCATGCCTGACCTGTGGCAAAAGAAAATCGCGGCCACGGCGCATCAGATGGGCGTGCCGACTTCATCGCACGAACTCTGGCCGGCGGCGAGTTATGGCATGGACGCCGTCGAACATCAGAGCGCCACCAGCCGGCGCGGCTATTCGCCGAAGCTCAGTTTGATTGGACGCGGCTATGACGACGTCGTGCAGATCCTGGCGCAGACCAAGATGAATTACACGCCGACGCTGATTTTGTCGGGCCTGTCGTATCAACTCGCCGAACAGCCGGAGTTGCTGACGAACAAACAATTCGTTGCGCTCAACGGGGAAGCAGGCGTGCAGGCCTTGCAAGCACGCGCCGCCGCTGGCCGCTCGCCCGTGATGCACGACCTCGTCGCCACGCAAGGCCAGGTCTCGCTCGCCGTGCTCAAAGCCGGAGGCCGCGTCACAGCGGGCACCGATTCGCCGATCATTCCTTACGGCTTTTCGCTGCAACTCGAATTGCAGATGTTCGTGCGCGCGGGCTTCACCCCGGCTGAGGCCATTCGTTCGGCAACGCTCTGGTCGGCGGAAGCGGTCGGTGTCGGCAACGATCTGGGCAGCGTCGAGCGCGGCAAGCTGGCGGATTTGGTGATTGTCGCAGGCGACCCGTTAAAGAACATTGCTGATACGCTGAACGTCGCCGTGACGATCAAAAACGGCAGAGCCTATACGCTTCAAGCGTTGTTGACACAGCCGCGTTGA
- a CDS encoding TonB-dependent receptor — MKNYAFAFILLLTAITASNTVTGQTPAAGVTGRVTDANGAVVAGATIKVTNLDTNISQQTVTNEAGDFVLPYLNPASHALEAHANGFRAYRRDSFTLAVSQVLRIDIRLEVGAATETVNVTDTPTALNTETGTRGEVTTAAEVAELPLDGRSFSDLALLTGGVIPRGDGGDGSFAVNGGRGDNTGFLLDGMNNTQRRNTGAVINPPLESIQEFKMLTSGFSAEYGRYAGGMLTAVTKSGSNRFHGALYEFMRNDVFDAKGYFDPERLKLRRNQFGATVSGPVWIPKIYNGRNRTFFLFAWDSLRQVDGNAERALTPTPEMLRGDFSKVTDAAGKPLVLTDTVNKVPFANNQIPLSRMDPVALKLLKYFPAPNLSSGPFNFVTQGNARSSFDSFSAKIDHTLSDKDRLTAGAFWRGRSTWTPVNGSRSPLPLFGSSNTPNEVLTYIRYLRTFTPTMYLEASANYSRRDNREVWPYSADNSDWAAETGFNGGTKNPIAAGPPYLVFTGYLPLGPAYDIPKIWAFNNYQYAGALTWIRGKHSFKFGADFLRMQYFSRSYGDTRGRVNFLGRFSGNPIADFLLGWIDSDRRQLDATGPYHLVSNYAGYVQDDWKVSRNLTLNLGVRYDLMKQPKEKYNALAEFIPALGKIVVAGTGQLSEADFNARIAAANLTPYIVKTADVGLPDTIVRTDKNNFAPRFGFAWRVFGNNKTVLRGGYGIFYGSSSLYRMDEYNDTYPFGVTETFSRVTTDPRRLTLSNPFPTDRRGFSGVTSSFGQESTAPVNQYTQSWSLALERELGRGTVVEVAYAGSKGTHLQRRYDLNQAGRTQATSTIRPYPAFSSINIINDGSNSIYNSGQLTVRRRVSKQLFLRASYTWSKSIDESSNTGGTIAFNFSAAQDSRNLKLERGRSDFDIGHAFAGSFIWSPTFSKHWLARDWQLAGTSNIYSGQPFTPRVATVNFANGEATRPDRLASGKVDNPTVDRWYDRSAFVVVPTGSYRFGNSGRNILDGPGTVIINTSLSRRFRFGESKAFQYRLEAFNLPNHPNFGLPENNVDVATAGTIKRAKNSRNLQMSLRLEF, encoded by the coding sequence ATGAAAAACTATGCATTCGCTTTCATCTTGCTGCTGACGGCAATCACCGCCTCCAACACCGTAACGGGGCAAACCCCTGCGGCAGGCGTGACGGGCCGCGTGACTGACGCCAATGGCGCGGTTGTGGCCGGCGCGACGATCAAGGTCACCAATCTGGACACCAACATCAGCCAGCAAACGGTGACGAATGAAGCCGGCGATTTCGTCTTGCCTTATCTGAACCCCGCCAGTCATGCGCTCGAAGCGCACGCCAACGGCTTTCGCGCGTATCGGCGCGACAGTTTCACGCTGGCGGTCAGCCAGGTCTTGCGCATAGACATCCGCCTGGAAGTGGGCGCGGCGACCGAGACCGTCAACGTCACCGATACGCCGACGGCGCTCAACACCGAAACCGGCACGCGCGGCGAAGTCACGACCGCCGCCGAGGTGGCCGAGTTACCCCTGGATGGGCGCAGCTTCAGCGACCTGGCCTTGCTGACGGGCGGCGTGATTCCGCGTGGCGATGGCGGCGACGGCTCGTTCGCGGTGAATGGCGGGCGCGGCGACAACACGGGCTTTTTGCTGGATGGGATGAACAACACGCAACGGCGCAACACGGGCGCGGTCATCAATCCGCCGCTTGAGAGCATTCAGGAATTCAAAATGCTGACCTCGGGTTTCTCGGCGGAATACGGGCGTTATGCGGGCGGCATGCTCACCGCCGTGACCAAGAGCGGCAGCAATCGCTTTCACGGCGCGCTCTATGAATTCATGCGCAACGATGTGTTTGACGCCAAAGGCTATTTCGACCCCGAACGCTTGAAGCTGCGCCGCAATCAATTCGGCGCGACGGTTTCGGGGCCGGTCTGGATTCCGAAAATTTACAACGGGCGCAATCGCACCTTCTTTCTGTTCGCCTGGGATTCGCTGCGGCAGGTTGACGGCAATGCTGAACGCGCGTTGACGCCGACGCCGGAAATGTTGCGCGGCGATTTTTCCAAAGTCACCGATGCCGCTGGCAAACCGCTGGTGCTGACCGACACGGTGAACAAAGTGCCGTTTGCGAATAACCAGATTCCGCTCAGCCGCATGGACCCGGTCGCGCTGAAACTGCTCAAGTATTTCCCCGCGCCCAACCTAAGTAGCGGCCCGTTCAACTTTGTCACACAAGGCAATGCGCGGTCTTCTTTCGACAGCTTCAGCGCCAAAATTGATCACACCCTGAGCGACAAAGACCGCTTGACGGCGGGCGCGTTCTGGCGCGGGCGCAGCACCTGGACGCCTGTCAACGGCAGCCGTTCGCCGCTGCCCCTTTTCGGTTCGTCGAATACGCCGAACGAAGTGCTGACCTACATTCGTTATCTGCGCACTTTCACGCCGACGATGTATCTGGAAGCGAGCGCCAATTATTCGCGCCGCGACAATCGCGAGGTCTGGCCTTACAGCGCCGACAACAGCGACTGGGCGGCGGAAACCGGCTTCAACGGCGGCACGAAAAATCCGATCGCGGCGGGGCCGCCTTACCTGGTCTTTACGGGCTACCTGCCGCTTGGCCCGGCGTATGACATTCCGAAAATCTGGGCCTTCAACAACTATCAATACGCGGGCGCGCTGACTTGGATTCGCGGCAAGCACTCGTTCAAATTCGGCGCGGACTTTTTGCGCATGCAGTATTTCTCGCGCAGTTACGGCGACACGCGCGGGCGCGTCAATTTCCTCGGACGGTTCAGCGGCAACCCCATCGCCGATTTCCTGCTAGGCTGGATTGACAGCGACCGTCGCCAATTGGACGCCACCGGCCCCTATCATCTGGTCTCGAATTACGCGGGCTATGTGCAGGATGATTGGAAGGTCAGCCGCAACCTGACGCTGAATCTCGGTGTGCGCTATGACTTGATGAAACAGCCGAAAGAGAAATACAACGCGCTGGCCGAATTCATTCCCGCGCTCGGCAAGATTGTCGTCGCGGGCACGGGCCAGTTATCCGAAGCCGATTTCAACGCGCGCATCGCGGCGGCGAACCTGACGCCCTACATCGTCAAAACCGCTGACGTGGGCTTGCCCGACACCATCGTGCGCACCGACAAGAACAATTTCGCACCGCGTTTCGGCTTTGCCTGGCGCGTCTTCGGCAATAACAAGACGGTGCTGCGCGGTGGCTACGGCATCTTTTACGGCTCGAGTTCGCTCTATCGGATGGACGAATACAACGACACCTATCCGTTCGGCGTGACCGAAACGTTCAGCCGCGTCACGACCGATCCGCGCCGTTTGACGCTGTCAAATCCGTTCCCGACCGACCGGCGCGGCTTCAGCGGCGTGACCAGCAGCTTCGGGCAGGAAAGCACTGCGCCCGTCAATCAATACACGCAATCGTGGAGCCTGGCGCTGGAACGCGAACTTGGTCGCGGCACCGTAGTCGAAGTGGCGTATGCCGGATCAAAGGGCACGCACTTGCAACGGCGCTACGATTTGAACCAAGCGGGCCGCACGCAGGCGACCAGCACCATCCGGCCCTATCCGGCCTTCAGTTCGATCAACATTATCAACGATGGCTCGAATTCGATTTACAACTCCGGCCAGTTGACGGTGCGGCGGCGGGTCTCAAAACAGCTCTTCCTGCGGGCTTCTTACACCTGGTCGAAATCCATTGACGAATCGTCCAACACGGGCGGCACGATTGCCTTCAACTTTTCCGCCGCGCAGGACTCGCGCAATTTGAAGCTCGAACGCGGGCGCTCCGATTTCGACATCGGCCACGCCTTTGCGGGCAGCTTCATTTGGTCGCCGACGTTCTCGAAACACTGGCTGGCGCGCGATTGGCAATTGGCGGGCACCAGCAATATCTACAGCGGGCAGCCCTTCACGCCGCGCGTCGCCACGGTGAATTTCGCCAACGGCGAAGCCACGCGCCCCGACCGCCTGGCTTCCGGCAAAGTAGACAATCCGACCGTAGACCGCTGGTACGACCGCAGCGCCTTTGTCGTCGTGCCGACGGGTTCCTATCGCTTCGGCAATTCAGGCCGCAACATTCTGGACGGCCCCGGCACCGTCATCATCAACACTTCGCTCTCGCGCCGCTTCCGCTTTGGCGAAAGCAAAGCTTTTCAATACCGGCTCGAAGCGTTCAACCTGCCCAACCATCCGAATTTCGGCTTGCCGGAAAATAACGTTGACGTGGCGACGGCGGGTACGATCAAGCGGGCCAAGAACAGCCGCAATTTGCAGATGAGTTTGCGGCTGGAGTTTTAA
- a CDS encoding TonB-dependent receptor: MTSLGKNPFGAAAGSLAVLCAMLLCAGSAFAQIKSGAITGTVTDPTGAVIPGATVTVINAETNVSTTAVTDATGNFNVPYLAPGTYTVNVEKAASGFSRASRTGVNVLTAQTLQLEIRLQAGATNDTVTITADAATLQTTSATVGGSVNERVVQTLPNITHNPFSYVALQAGITPRGAFNNTQSTTSFGIGIDGRRQASAIGINGGSAFSNDIVLDGVSVQGSAWNEVAVLPNQDALQEVKTITNNYSAEYGRAQGVVIFTTKGGSNDFHGTGFYRIRNEALNANSFSNNAQNIGRGPFKSHTYGGTYGGRILRDRAFFFASYEGLYFNRNYDYLKTVPTAKERAGDFSETYINVGGKPVPIKIFDPFNVTRVGTTSQYTRAQFPTFTDAAGLVHTTALPTTRLNAQGLALLKAYPLPNRTPDDVFNNNNFFNRGLQTFRKNNVNSRVDWNWRNHNFYSTGGLQMGNIQTPRSWGGDNPYYSRNEFVGNKQPDKNPYISIGDTWSIKPSLVLDVRFGVNRIHSDNEADAFKDFDFNQFGIPKEIQALDLTGGSPPTFQPGRVSDLSFNMFLHKRERQTNSDFNASMTWTHGRWTHKFGGTYRVLLSNYNDLFDSVNIVTGDQYTRANINADGSTTGLPATPDATYNGLALASVALGAGFLEVRSGFTVRLALAQKYQALYTQNDWRVNDRLTLNLGLRYDIQPGPTERFNHISSIDLNQKNPFGTAGKVIFPGANVDRRNMWPTEYTDFGPRFGVAYQLRRSLVLRGGYGLTFVPSNTGYNDGPGFYGAGPFAPATITSNLNAGNNSSPYGTSPAGVLVAPFNSLSINTIVQPTGTNESDPGIYGGLVRRFPQDYKNGYVQQWNAIFEQKIGNNWIVSAGYVGSHGSRLQVTFIPINSAQLVDQALLSDWRNTYIQSNGATNPSTQQVQNPWQPATGALIPFGAGNIRNRTIQRIETAFPYPHHGNNIHLTVGQSDYHAMQLQVTRQFSSGLQFNAHYTWSKLLEMSNYNAQSNNGYADSNANYFANIRPDLYRTNRKPSTNDLPHRIVASWVYDMPIGGGKLLDLKNKVANGVLGGWRLGGSASIQSGLVSQISGGATNAINGLPDLVPGVDFEVPKALQKWYDGKTSVTLPSGRVITPCNRCFLKYNIDAFAGRVATTPNGAQVADLFWYGTSAAGFSAIRSPLTWNSNLALERNIKFGERYALNLSAQATNVFNHTQFRSSINTSTGGTVLPATITANPTQNLKVGQLQSSGTFGTYGLTTNDPRQIEMVLKFRF; encoded by the coding sequence ATGACGAGCCTTGGAAAGAATCCTTTCGGCGCAGCGGCAGGCAGCTTGGCCGTGCTGTGTGCCATGCTTTTGTGCGCTGGCAGCGCGTTCGCCCAGATCAAATCGGGTGCGATCACCGGCACCGTGACTGACCCGACGGGCGCCGTCATTCCCGGCGCGACTGTCACTGTCATTAATGCCGAAACCAATGTTTCGACTACCGCTGTCACCGATGCGACAGGCAATTTCAACGTGCCTTATCTCGCGCCGGGCACGTATACGGTCAACGTCGAAAAAGCCGCGTCGGGTTTTTCGCGCGCCAGCCGCACGGGCGTCAACGTACTGACCGCGCAGACCCTGCAACTCGAAATCAGGTTACAGGCGGGCGCGACCAATGACACCGTGACCATCACGGCGGATGCGGCAACGCTGCAAACGACCAGCGCCACTGTGGGCGGCAGCGTCAACGAACGCGTCGTGCAAACGCTGCCGAACATCACGCACAACCCTTTCTCGTATGTCGCGCTGCAAGCGGGCATCACGCCGCGCGGCGCGTTTAACAATACGCAAAGCACGACCTCCTTCGGCATCGGCATTGACGGACGGCGGCAGGCTTCGGCCATCGGCATCAATGGCGGCTCGGCCTTCTCAAATGACATCGTGCTGGACGGCGTCAGCGTGCAAGGTTCGGCCTGGAACGAAGTCGCCGTGCTGCCCAATCAGGACGCGCTGCAAGAGGTCAAGACGATCACCAACAATTACTCGGCGGAGTATGGCCGCGCCCAAGGCGTCGTCATTTTCACGACCAAAGGCGGCAGCAATGATTTTCACGGCACGGGTTTCTATCGCATTCGCAACGAAGCGTTGAACGCCAATTCATTCAGCAACAACGCCCAGAACATCGGGCGTGGGCCGTTCAAGTCGCACACTTACGGCGGCACTTATGGCGGACGCATCCTGCGCGACCGGGCGTTTTTCTTCGCCAGTTACGAAGGGCTGTATTTCAACCGCAACTACGATTATTTGAAGACCGTGCCAACAGCCAAGGAACGCGCGGGCGATTTCAGCGAGACTTACATCAACGTCGGCGGCAAGCCGGTGCCGATCAAAATCTTCGATCCGTTCAACGTGACGCGCGTCGGCACGACTTCGCAATACACCCGCGCGCAGTTTCCGACCTTCACCGATGCGGCGGGCTTGGTGCATACCACGGCGCTGCCCACGACGCGCTTGAACGCGCAGGGGCTGGCGTTGCTCAAAGCCTATCCGCTGCCCAACCGCACGCCGGACGACGTGTTTAACAACAACAACTTTTTCAATCGCGGGCTGCAAACCTTCCGCAAAAACAACGTCAACTCGCGCGTGGATTGGAACTGGCGCAACCATAATTTCTATTCGACGGGCGGCCTTCAGATGGGCAACATTCAAACGCCGCGTTCGTGGGGCGGCGACAATCCCTATTACAGCCGCAACGAATTCGTCGGCAATAAGCAGCCGGACAAGAATCCGTACATCTCCATCGGCGATACCTGGTCAATCAAACCGTCGCTGGTGCTCGACGTGCGTTTCGGCGTCAATCGCATTCACAGCGACAACGAAGCCGATGCGTTCAAAGATTTCGACTTCAATCAATTCGGCATTCCCAAAGAAATTCAGGCGTTGGATTTGACGGGCGGCTCACCGCCGACCTTCCAACCCGGGCGCGTCAGCGATCTCAGCTTCAACATGTTTCTGCACAAACGCGAACGCCAGACCAATTCCGATTTCAACGCCAGCATGACCTGGACGCACGGGCGCTGGACGCACAAATTCGGCGGCACTTATCGCGTCTTGTTGTCGAATTACAATGACCTGTTTGATTCCGTCAACATCGTGACGGGCGATCAATACACGCGCGCGAACATCAATGCCGACGGTTCGACCACGGGCTTGCCCGCCACGCCCGACGCCACGTACAACGGCCTGGCGCTCGCTTCGGTGGCGCTAGGCGCGGGCTTTTTGGAAGTGCGTTCGGGCTTCACCGTGCGGCTGGCGCTGGCGCAAAAGTATCAGGCGCTTTACACGCAAAATGACTGGCGCGTGAATGACCGGCTGACCTTGAATCTGGGTCTGCGTTACGACATCCAACCGGGACCGACCGAGAGGTTTAACCACATCAGCTCGATTGACCTGAATCAGAAAAACCCCTTCGGCACGGCGGGCAAGGTCATTTTCCCCGGCGCCAATGTTGACCGGCGCAATATGTGGCCGACCGAATACACAGACTTCGGCCCGCGTTTCGGCGTGGCCTATCAACTGCGGCGTTCGCTGGTGCTGCGCGGCGGTTACGGCTTGACCTTTGTGCCGTCGAACACGGGCTACAACGACGGCCCGGGCTTTTATGGCGCGGGGCCGTTTGCGCCCGCGACCATCACGTCGAATCTGAACGCGGGCAACAACTCATCGCCGTATGGGACATCGCCAGCGGGTGTGCTCGTGGCCCCGTTTAACAGCCTTTCGATCAATACCATCGTGCAACCGACGGGCACGAACGAGAGCGATCCGGGCATTTACGGCGGCCTCGTGCGGCGCTTCCCGCAGGATTACAAGAACGGTTATGTGCAACAGTGGAACGCCATCTTTGAACAGAAGATCGGCAACAACTGGATCGTCTCGGCGGGCTACGTCGGTTCGCACGGCAGCCGTTTGCAAGTGACCTTCATCCCGATCAACAGCGCGCAACTGGTGGATCAGGCGTTGCTCAGCGATTGGCGCAACACCTACATTCAAAGCAACGGGGCGACGAATCCTTCGACGCAGCAGGTGCAGAATCCCTGGCAACCGGCGACGGGCGCGTTGATTCCGTTCGGCGCGGGCAACATCCGCAACCGCACGATTCAGCGCATCGAAACCGCCTTCCCCTATCCGCATCACGGCAACAACATTCACCTCACGGTCGGCCAGTCGGATTACCACGCCATGCAATTGCAAGTGACGCGGCAATTCTCGAGCGGCCTGCAATTCAACGCGCATTACACCTGGTCGAAGCTGCTCGAAATGAGCAACTACAACGCGCAAAGCAACAACGGCTATGCCGACAGCAACGCCAATTACTTTGCCAACATTCGCCCCGATCTGTACCGGACGAATCGCAAGCCTTCGACCAACGACCTGCCGCACCGCATCGTGGCCTCGTGGGTGTATGACATGCCCATCGGCGGCGGCAAGCTGCTGGATTTGAAAAACAAGGTGGCGAACGGCGTGCTCGGCGGCTGGCGGCTGGGCGGTTCGGCTTCGATTCAGAGCGGCCTGGTTTCGCAAATTTCCGGCGGCGCGACGAATGCGATTAACGGCCTGCCCGATTTAGTGCCGGGCGTGGACTTCGAGGTACCGAAGGCCTTGCAAAAATGGTACGACGGCAAAACCTCGGTGACGTTGCCGAGCGGGCGCGTCATCACGCCCTGCAATCGCTGCTTCCTGAAATACAACATTGACGCTTTCGCCGGGCGCGTCGCGACCACGCCCAACGGTGCGCAGGTCGCGGACTTGTTCTGGTACGGCACGTCGGCGGCGGGCTTCAGCGCCATCCGCTCGCCGCTCACCTGGAACAGCAACCTCGCATTGGAGCGGAACATCAAGTTCGGCGAACGCTACGCGCTGAACCTGTCGGCGCAGGCGACCAACGTGTTCAACCACACGCAGTTCCGTTCGAGCATCAACACCAGCACGGGCGGCACGGTGTTGCCCGCGACGATCACGGCGAATCCGACGCAGAATTTGAAGGTCGGGCAATTGCAAAGCTCCGGCACATTTGGCACCTACGGGCTGACGACGAATGACCCGCGCCAGATCGAGATGGTGCTGAAGTTCAGGTTCTAA
- a CDS encoding DUF420 domain-containing protein: protein MTIADLPALNACLNATSATFLALGYWQIRRKHIIAHRACMSAAFLTSTVFLISYLFYHYHHGSTKFQGLGAARLVYLTILLTHTVLAAAIVPLILLTLTRALKGEFARHRALARWTLPLWLYVSVTGVIVYLMLYRMY, encoded by the coding sequence ATGACGATTGCTGATCTGCCGGCGCTCAATGCTTGCTTGAACGCCACGAGCGCGACGTTTTTGGCTTTGGGGTATTGGCAAATTCGCCGCAAACACATCATCGCGCATCGGGCCTGTATGAGCGCGGCCTTCCTGACCTCGACGGTGTTTCTGATCTCCTACCTCTTCTATCACTACCATCACGGCTCGACGAAGTTTCAAGGGCTGGGCGCGGCGCGTCTGGTGTACTTGACGATTTTGCTGACGCACACGGTGCTGGCCGCCGCCATCGTGCCGCTGATCCTGCTGACGTTGACGCGGGCGTTAAAAGGCGAGTTCGCGCGGCACAGAGCACTGGCGCGCTGGACGCTGCCGCTGTGGTTGTACGTGTCAGTGACCGGCGTCATCGTTTACCTGATGCTTTACCGAATGTACTAG
- a CDS encoding cytochrome c oxidase subunit 3, which translates to MAVTLTKTDEHQLQQGGDGGGAGELAQYGGGNDGKPERERQPPPEGYRIAMWLTLIWVTMLFITLVVVYVWLDAQHSPLTTPRLFWFSSGLVLGCSGTLEAARRALRQRRETDFSRWLGLTMVLGLLFLSVQALGLRQLSTAGFFATVNKRAWLAFLITGAHGAHLFGGLLALVYLVVKNSFGDWTTLRRRATMDTTTLYWHFIGALWLFLFGMLFLWN; encoded by the coding sequence TTGGCAGTAACACTGACGAAGACCGACGAGCACCAATTGCAGCAGGGAGGTGACGGCGGCGGTGCTGGTGAATTGGCGCAATATGGCGGCGGCAATGACGGCAAGCCTGAACGCGAACGCCAGCCGCCACCCGAAGGCTATCGCATTGCCATGTGGCTGACGCTCATCTGGGTGACGATGCTGTTCATCACGCTGGTCGTGGTTTACGTCTGGCTCGATGCGCAACATTCGCCGCTCACGACGCCGCGCCTGTTCTGGTTCAGTTCCGGCCTCGTGCTCGGTTGCAGCGGCACACTCGAAGCCGCCCGGCGCGCCCTGCGGCAACGGCGCGAAACGGATTTCAGCCGCTGGCTGGGGCTGACGATGGTGCTGGGGCTGCTCTTTTTAAGCGTGCAAGCGTTGGGATTGCGGCAACTTTCAACGGCGGGCTTTTTTGCCACCGTCAACAAACGCGCCTGGCTGGCGTTTTTGATTACGGGGGCGCACGGCGCGCATCTCTTCGGCGGGTTGCTAGCGCTGGTTTATCTGGTCGTCAAAAACAGCTTCGGCGATTGGACGACGCTGCGGCGGCGCGCGACGATGGATACCACGACGCTTTACTGGCATTTCATCGGCGCACTCTGGTTGTTTTTATTCGGAATGTTGTTTCTCTGGAATTGA